A single Lolium perenne isolate Kyuss_39 chromosome 6, Kyuss_2.0, whole genome shotgun sequence DNA region contains:
- the LOC139831944 gene encoding glycerate dehydrogenase yields the protein MAKPISIEVWNPSGKYRVVSTKSMPGTRWIRLLTDNDCRLEICTETKTILSVDDILALIGDHCHGVIGQLTEDWGEVLFSALKRAGGTAFSNMAVGYNNVDVDAANRNGIAIGNTPGVLTETTAELAASLSVAAARRIVEADQFMRAGLYDGWLPHLFVGNLLKGQTVGVIGAGRIGSAYARMMIEGFKMNLIYFDLYQSTRLEKFVTAYGQFLKANGEPPVTWKRASSMEEVLREADVISLHPVLDKTTYHLINPERLAMMKKEAVLVNASRGPVIDEVALVEHLKANPMFRVGLDVFEDEPYMKPGLAEMKNAVVVPHIASASKWTREGMATLAALNVLGKIKGYPVWGNPNAVEPFLDENATPPPACPSIVNSKQLGLPSSKL from the exons ATGGCCAAGCCGATATCGATTGAGGTGTGGAACCCAAGCGGCAAGTACCGCGTGGTGAGCACAAAGTCCATGCCCGGCACCCGCTGGATCCGCCTCCTCACCGACAACGACTGCCGCCTCGAG ATATGCACGGAGACAAAGACCATACTCtcagtcgacgacatcctggcacTCATCGGCGATCACTGCCATGGTGTCATCGGCCAG CTGACGGAGGACTGGGGCGAAGTGCTCTTCTCCGCTCTCAAGCGTGCCGGTGGGACAGCCTTCAGCAACATGGCCGTCGGGTACAACAACGTCGACGTCGACGCTGCCAACCGGAACGGCATCGCCATCGGCAACACACCT GGTGTTCTGACGGAGACGACGGCGGAGCTGGCAGCATCCCTGTCGGTGGCGGCTGCCAGGAGGATCGTGGAAGCCGACCAGTTCATGAGAGCTGGCCTCTATGACGGATGGCTCCCACACCT GTTCGTTGGAAACTTGCTCAAGGGGCAGACCGTTGGAGTGATTGGAGCTGGCCGCATCGGCTCAGCTTATGCAAGGATGATG ATTGAGGGCTTCAAGATGAACTTAATCTACTTCGACCTGTATCAGTCCACACGGCTCGAGAAGTTCGTCACAG CTTATGGGCAGTTCCTGAAAGCGAACGGTGAGCCGCCTGTAACATGGAAGAGGGCGTCCAGCATGGAGGAAGTCCTCAGGGAGGCTGATGTG ATAAGCCTGCACCCTGTGCTAGACAAGACGACGTACCACCTGATAAACCCCGAGCGTCTGGCGATGATGAAGAAGGAGGCAGTGCTGGTGAACGCGAGCCGAGGCCCCGTGATCGACGAGGTGGCGCTGGTGGAGCACCTGAAGGCGAACCCAATGTTCCGCGTGGGGCTTGACGTGTTCGAGGACGAGCCGTACATGAAACCTGGGCTGGCAGAGATGAAGAACGCAGTCGTCGTGCCTCACATCGCATCAGCATCCAAG TGGACGCGTGAAGGGATGGCAACCCTTGCTGCTCTCAACGTTCTT GGTAAAATCAAGGGGTATCCAGTGTGGGGAAACCCTAACGCAGTGGAGCCCTTCCTGGACGAGAATGCTACGCCCCCGCCTGCTTGCCCAAGCATCGTCAACTCGAAGCAACTCG GACTGCCATCTTCCAAGCTTTAG